Proteins co-encoded in one Candidatus Polarisedimenticolaceae bacterium genomic window:
- a CDS encoding biotin/lipoyl-containing protein — protein sequence MSRTLALRKEAGEKGRVVLRSPLVGIWSDQPEAGTMVGPGSPAGTLRRLADRVALVVPDGVTGTVETVEVRELQAAIGFGDVLFAVHETVGAGSAKKSDAVRRDGRAVVAPTDGVYYRSPSPGAKGYVAVGDRVVAGQAVGLIEVMKTFSPIVYGGASLPERGKVVALLAQDGEEVRAGQPLVEVE from the coding sequence GTGAGCCGGACGCTCGCGCTCCGTAAAGAAGCGGGAGAGAAGGGCCGTGTCGTGCTCCGCTCGCCGCTCGTCGGGATCTGGTCGGATCAGCCGGAAGCGGGAACGATGGTCGGCCCCGGCTCTCCGGCCGGCACGCTTCGACGTCTCGCGGACCGTGTGGCGCTCGTCGTCCCCGACGGCGTGACCGGCACGGTGGAGACCGTGGAGGTGCGGGAGCTGCAGGCGGCGATCGGGTTCGGCGATGTGCTCTTCGCCGTCCACGAGACCGTGGGAGCCGGATCCGCGAAGAAGAGTGACGCCGTCCGCCGCGACGGTCGCGCGGTCGTCGCGCCGACCGACGGCGTCTACTACCGCTCGCCGTCGCCCGGCGCCAAGGGCTACGTCGCCGTCGGCGACCGTGTCGTCGCCGGCCAGGCGGTCGGCCTCATCGAGGTCATGAAGACGTTCAGCCCGATCGTCTACGGCGGCGCCTCGCTGCCGGAGCGGGGGAAGGTCGTCGCCCTCCTCGCCCAAGACGGCGAGGAGGTTCGCGCGGGCCAGCCTCTGGTCGAGGTCGAGTAG
- a CDS encoding alanyl-tRNA editing protein: protein MPDVRRFYDAPHLDRLTTRVVAAGTADGRPFVRLDETIFYPEGGGQPADHGRIGEAAVVDVIARGGEVLHFLDRPLGEGEAGTVLDTVRRFDHCQQHTAQHLLSAILLDRHGLPTTSFHLGAAYTAIEVAGAVPIGALRTFEREVNLPIREGRRVTTRWVEPEALATLPVRSRGLPDGHRGAVRLVEIEGLDLNTCGGTHVDHLGEIQAIELLDAEPARGGTRLRFLAGERVFASLERRRALEAALKERIGTAPAEFVSVLDGWEAERRRLDRRVREVGEQLADAVAAQIAGAAGPYLCAVRPGATPDELRSLAAAVVRLRPDAVAVLAGEGCFLVQAGADGPGDVAATGARVRDLLGAKGGGRGKTFQGKGGTQPSLDDLIEATE, encoded by the coding sequence ATGCCCGACGTACGGCGGTTCTACGACGCCCCGCACCTCGACCGGCTGACGACGCGCGTCGTTGCGGCGGGGACAGCGGACGGACGTCCGTTCGTCCGGCTCGACGAGACGATCTTCTACCCCGAGGGTGGCGGGCAGCCCGCCGACCATGGCCGCATCGGCGAGGCCGCGGTCGTCGACGTGATCGCGCGCGGCGGCGAGGTCTTGCACTTCCTCGACCGTCCGCTCGGCGAGGGCGAGGCCGGCACCGTGCTCGACACGGTGCGGCGCTTCGATCACTGCCAGCAGCACACGGCGCAGCATCTCCTCTCGGCGATCCTCCTCGACCGCCACGGTCTGCCGACGACCTCGTTCCACCTGGGCGCCGCGTACACGGCGATCGAGGTCGCGGGCGCCGTTCCGATCGGCGCGCTCCGGACGTTCGAGCGGGAGGTCAACCTCCCCATCCGCGAGGGACGCCGCGTCACGACACGCTGGGTCGAGCCCGAAGCCCTTGCCACGCTCCCGGTGCGCTCGCGTGGACTTCCCGACGGACATCGGGGCGCGGTGCGGCTCGTCGAGATCGAGGGGCTCGACCTCAACACCTGCGGCGGTACCCACGTGGACCATCTCGGCGAGATCCAGGCAATCGAGCTGCTGGACGCCGAGCCCGCGCGCGGCGGCACGCGCCTTCGCTTCCTCGCGGGGGAGCGGGTGTTCGCGAGCCTGGAGCGGCGGCGCGCCCTCGAAGCGGCGCTCAAGGAGCGCATCGGGACGGCGCCCGCTGAGTTCGTGAGCGTGCTCGACGGATGGGAGGCCGAGCGCCGCCGGCTCGACCGGCGCGTCCGGGAAGTCGGGGAGCAACTCGCCGACGCCGTCGCCGCGCAGATCGCCGGAGCGGCCGGCCCGTACCTCTGCGCCGTGCGTCCCGGGGCCACGCCGGACGAGCTGCGGAGCCTCGCCGCGGCGGTCGTGCGGCTGCGGCCCGACGCGGTCGCCGTCCTCGCCGGGGAGGGCTGCTTCCTCGTCCAGGCAGGAGCGGACGGACCGGGCGATGTCGCCGCAACGGGCGCGCGTGTGCGCGACCTCCTCGGCGCGAAGGGCGGCGGCCGTGGAAAGACTTTTCAAGGGAAGGGTGGCACGCAGCCCAGCCTCGACGATCTGATCGAGGCTACGGAATGA
- a CDS encoding acetate kinase, producing MNVLVLNCGSSSVKFQILATDLDAIETGADRRLARGTIERVGGHGLITLEVAGGGRTVEDAPIRDHRAAVDRILRWIVSEGAAIPGIRSISNLDAVGHRVVHGGERFRRSEKIDAAVIEGIEACIELAPLHNPANLKGIRAATELLGSGVPQVAVFDTAFHAEMPETSYLYGLPYSLYRRYRIRRYGFHGTSHRYVAYRYRTMQGLAREQVNLITLHLGNGCSACAIRGGASVDTSMGFTPVEGLIMGTRSGDLDPSILDFLAQKEGMGFQEIDALLNKQSGLLGISGLTGDMRDLLAEEAENGDRRARLAIDLFCLRVRKYIGAYWASYGADAVVFAGGIGENSAPVRERILSGLERIGIVLDREANAKLPQGEAGRISTEGSSLGAWVIPTDEELLIARDTVRVVRGAPRRW from the coding sequence ATGAACGTCCTCGTCCTGAACTGCGGCTCGTCGTCGGTCAAGTTCCAGATCCTGGCGACCGATCTCGACGCGATCGAGACAGGAGCCGACCGGCGTCTCGCGCGCGGGACGATCGAGCGCGTCGGCGGGCACGGCCTGATCACGCTCGAGGTCGCGGGAGGAGGCCGGACGGTCGAGGACGCGCCGATCCGCGATCACCGCGCCGCGGTCGATCGCATCCTGCGGTGGATCGTTTCGGAGGGCGCCGCGATCCCGGGCATCCGCTCGATCTCGAATCTCGACGCCGTCGGCCACCGCGTCGTGCACGGCGGCGAGCGGTTCCGTCGATCGGAGAAGATCGACGCCGCGGTCATCGAGGGGATCGAGGCGTGCATCGAGCTCGCGCCGCTCCACAATCCCGCCAACCTCAAGGGGATCCGCGCCGCGACCGAGCTGCTCGGCTCCGGCGTCCCGCAGGTCGCCGTTTTCGACACCGCCTTCCACGCGGAGATGCCGGAGACCTCGTACCTTTACGGGCTGCCGTACTCGCTCTACCGGCGCTACCGGATCCGCCGTTACGGGTTCCACGGGACGTCGCACCGCTACGTCGCCTACCGCTACCGGACGATGCAGGGGCTGGCCCGCGAGCAGGTGAACCTCATCACCCTCCACCTCGGCAACGGTTGCTCCGCCTGCGCGATCCGCGGCGGCGCCTCGGTCGACACCTCGATGGGGTTCACGCCGGTCGAAGGGCTGATCATGGGCACGCGGTCCGGCGATCTCGACCCGTCGATCCTCGACTTCCTCGCGCAGAAGGAGGGGATGGGCTTCCAGGAGATCGACGCCCTGCTCAACAAGCAGTCGGGGCTCCTCGGGATCTCGGGGCTGACCGGCGACATGCGCGATCTCCTCGCCGAGGAGGCGGAGAATGGCGACCGGCGCGCGCGCCTCGCGATCGACCTCTTCTGCCTGCGCGTGCGGAAGTACATCGGGGCGTACTGGGCGTCGTACGGCGCGGACGCGGTCGTCTTCGCGGGAGGGATCGGTGAGAATTCGGCACCGGTGCGCGAGCGCATCCTCTCCGGGCTCGAGCGGATCGGCATCGTGCTCGACCGTGAGGCGAATGCGAAGCTCCCGCAGGGCGAGGCGGGGCGGATCTCGACGGAAGGATCGTCGCTCGGGGCGTGGGTCATCCCGACCGACGAGGAGCTCCTGATCGCGCGGGACACGGTGCGCGTCGTGCGCGGAGCACCGCGCCGTTGGTGA
- a CDS encoding dehydrogenase E1 component subunit alpha/beta: MAEKTESPSLAGLDRNALLSMYRTILLSRKIDDKEIQLKRQNKIYFQINGVGHEAVGAAMGQVFKPGHDWFFFYYRDRAASLALGITPLEMFLQAVGAENEPQSGARQMPSHFSSSRLHIANTSSPTGTQFLQACGAAEAGLYAAKHRDAGVPAAADEVVVVTTGDGTTSEGEFWESISTASNRKLPVVYVVEDNGYAISVPVEVNTPGGSISKLVQSFPDLLLREVDGCDPLATVEAYRAAAAHARARRGPALVHAHVIRPYSHSLSDDEAWYKTKDERDAESKRDPVKTFAETLVREGIVEREVLDAMNAQLDEEIARAVETALAAPRPRPESALDYVTSPKVDPTAPAFASAPSPAGDPTTMVDLLNACLKDEMTRDSRIVVFGEDVADASREAALPNVKGKGGVFKVTWGLQKAFGSDRVFNSPLAEANIVGRAIGMALRGLKPVVEIQFFDYIWPAFMQIRDELVTMRWRSGNDFSCPLVIRVAYGGYITGGAIYHSQSGAALFTAQPGLRVVCPATALEANGLLRTAIRCDDPVLFLEHKHLYRQTYNKGVYPGPDYMIPFGSASVVREGTDLTVVTYGATVNRALQAARQAEAQGISIEVIDLRSLSPVDWETIGRSVKKTSKVLVLTEDSLSWGYGAELAARIGEEHYTELDGPVRRLAATDTFVAYAPELEDFILPQVDDILKAAVDLVRF, translated from the coding sequence GTGGCCGAGAAGACCGAATCGCCGAGCCTTGCCGGCTTGGACAGGAACGCGCTCCTGTCGATGTACCGGACGATCCTCCTCTCCCGGAAGATCGACGACAAGGAGATCCAGCTCAAGCGCCAGAACAAGATCTACTTCCAGATCAACGGCGTCGGTCACGAGGCGGTCGGCGCGGCGATGGGGCAGGTCTTCAAGCCGGGGCACGACTGGTTCTTCTTCTATTACCGCGACCGCGCGGCGTCCCTTGCGCTCGGGATCACCCCGCTCGAGATGTTCCTCCAAGCCGTCGGCGCCGAGAACGAGCCGCAGAGCGGCGCGCGCCAGATGCCGTCGCACTTCTCCTCCTCGCGCCTCCACATCGCGAACACCAGCTCGCCGACGGGAACCCAGTTCCTCCAGGCCTGCGGCGCGGCCGAAGCGGGGCTCTACGCCGCGAAGCACCGTGACGCGGGTGTGCCCGCCGCTGCCGACGAGGTCGTCGTCGTGACGACCGGCGACGGCACCACGAGCGAGGGCGAGTTCTGGGAGTCGATCAGCACGGCGTCGAACCGCAAGCTCCCGGTCGTCTATGTCGTCGAGGACAACGGCTACGCGATCTCGGTCCCGGTCGAGGTCAACACGCCGGGCGGCAGCATCTCGAAGCTCGTGCAGTCGTTCCCCGATCTCCTCCTCCGCGAGGTCGACGGCTGCGACCCGCTCGCGACCGTCGAGGCGTACCGCGCCGCAGCGGCGCATGCGCGTGCACGCCGCGGACCGGCGCTCGTCCATGCCCACGTCATCCGCCCGTACAGCCACTCGTTGTCCGACGACGAAGCCTGGTACAAGACGAAGGACGAGCGCGACGCGGAGAGCAAGCGCGACCCGGTGAAAACCTTCGCCGAAACCCTCGTGCGCGAGGGGATCGTCGAGCGCGAGGTGCTCGACGCGATGAACGCGCAGCTCGACGAGGAGATCGCCCGCGCGGTCGAGACGGCGCTCGCCGCCCCGCGGCCGCGGCCCGAATCTGCCCTGGACTACGTCACGTCGCCGAAGGTCGACCCGACCGCTCCGGCGTTCGCGAGCGCGCCTTCGCCGGCGGGCGACCCGACGACGATGGTCGACCTCCTGAACGCCTGCCTCAAGGATGAGATGACGCGCGACTCCCGGATCGTCGTCTTCGGCGAGGACGTCGCCGACGCGTCGCGCGAGGCGGCGCTCCCCAACGTCAAGGGCAAGGGCGGGGTCTTCAAGGTCACGTGGGGGCTCCAGAAGGCGTTCGGCAGCGACCGCGTCTTCAACTCGCCGCTCGCCGAGGCGAACATCGTCGGGCGCGCGATCGGCATGGCCCTGCGAGGCCTCAAGCCGGTCGTGGAGATCCAGTTCTTCGACTACATCTGGCCGGCGTTCATGCAGATCCGGGACGAGCTCGTCACGATGCGCTGGAGGTCGGGGAACGATTTCTCGTGCCCCCTCGTCATCCGGGTCGCCTACGGCGGCTACATCACGGGCGGCGCGATCTACCACAGCCAGTCCGGCGCCGCGCTCTTCACCGCGCAGCCCGGCCTGCGGGTGGTGTGTCCCGCCACGGCGCTCGAAGCGAACGGTCTCCTTCGCACCGCGATCCGCTGCGACGACCCCGTGCTCTTCCTCGAGCACAAGCATCTCTACCGGCAGACCTACAACAAGGGGGTCTACCCCGGGCCCGACTACATGATCCCGTTCGGAAGCGCCTCGGTCGTCCGCGAAGGGACCGACCTCACCGTCGTGACTTACGGCGCGACCGTGAACCGCGCGCTCCAGGCTGCGCGGCAGGCGGAAGCGCAGGGGATCTCGATCGAGGTGATCGACCTCCGCTCGCTCTCCCCCGTCGACTGGGAGACGATCGGCCGCTCGGTCAAGAAGACGTCGAAGGTCCTCGTCCTCACGGAAGACTCGCTCTCGTGGGGCTACGGCGCGGAGCTGGCCGCACGGATCGGCGAGGAGCACTACACCGAACTCGACGGTCCGGTGCGCCGCCTCGCGGCGACCGACACCTTCGTCGCCTACGCTCCCGAGCTCGAGGACTTCATCCTGCCGCAGGTCGACGACATCCTGAAGGCCGCAGTCGATCTCGTCCGGTTCTGA
- the hisS gene encoding histidine--tRNA ligase — MALRYQALRGTHDILPEEIGAWQRLESATREVFARYGFREIRTPVLEATELFARSVGASTDIVRKEMYTFAAGDESVTMRPENTAPVVRAFVEHARHRTVAAGYPERLYYLGPMFRYERPQKGRQRQFHQIGAEVLGAAEPAVDAETIDMIVTLLDAVGVRERELRLNSVGDTATRARYRELLTAWLAPHLPTMCDDCRRRAVENPLRVFDCKVDADRKRLEEAPRVVDHLSEESAAHFAAVRRSLDAYGIAYVVDPRLVRGLDYYERTVFEIVSGALGAQNALVGGGRYDGLVEEIGGPSVPGFGFAAGMERIVMTMSEEARASDVPDVALVALGDAGFEAIPALAQELRRTGLSVVAPVAPRPLGAQMKRAERVGARFALFVGEGEIARGSYGLKDLRTGEQKDVARAELAGAIRDGRIAHGR; from the coding sequence GTGGCCCTTCGCTATCAGGCCCTGCGCGGCACGCACGACATCCTTCCGGAGGAGATCGGCGCGTGGCAGCGGCTCGAGTCGGCGACACGCGAGGTCTTCGCGCGTTACGGCTTCCGTGAGATCCGCACGCCGGTCCTCGAGGCGACGGAGCTCTTCGCGCGCTCGGTCGGGGCCTCGACCGACATCGTCCGTAAGGAGATGTACACCTTCGCGGCCGGCGACGAGTCGGTGACGATGCGCCCGGAGAACACCGCGCCCGTCGTTCGCGCCTTCGTCGAGCACGCGCGACACCGCACCGTCGCGGCGGGCTATCCCGAGCGCCTCTACTACCTGGGTCCGATGTTCCGGTACGAGCGCCCGCAGAAGGGGCGCCAGCGGCAGTTCCACCAGATCGGCGCCGAGGTGCTCGGCGCCGCGGAGCCCGCCGTCGACGCCGAGACGATCGATATGATCGTGACCCTGCTCGACGCGGTGGGCGTGCGCGAGCGCGAGCTCCGGCTGAACTCCGTGGGCGATACGGCGACTCGCGCGCGCTACCGCGAGCTGCTCACCGCCTGGCTCGCGCCGCACCTCCCCACGATGTGCGACGACTGCCGGCGCCGCGCGGTCGAGAACCCGCTCCGGGTCTTCGACTGCAAGGTCGACGCCGACCGCAAGCGCCTCGAGGAGGCGCCGCGCGTCGTCGACCACCTCTCCGAGGAGAGCGCCGCGCACTTCGCCGCGGTGCGTCGGAGCCTCGACGCGTACGGCATCGCGTACGTCGTCGACCCCCGGCTCGTCCGCGGGCTCGACTACTACGAGCGGACCGTCTTCGAGATCGTCTCCGGGGCGCTCGGCGCGCAGAACGCGCTCGTCGGCGGAGGACGATACGACGGTCTGGTCGAGGAGATCGGTGGGCCGAGCGTGCCCGGGTTCGGCTTTGCCGCCGGGATGGAGCGCATCGTCATGACGATGTCCGAGGAGGCGCGCGCGTCCGATGTTCCCGACGTCGCGCTCGTCGCGCTCGGCGACGCAGGGTTCGAAGCGATTCCCGCGCTCGCGCAGGAGCTCCGTCGCACCGGCCTCTCGGTCGTCGCGCCGGTGGCGCCGCGGCCCCTCGGCGCGCAGATGAAGCGCGCGGAGCGCGTCGGCGCGCGGTTCGCCCTCTTCGTCGGGGAGGGCGAGATCGCACGCGGGAGCTACGGCTTGAAGGACCTGAGGACCGGTGAGCAGAAGGACGTCGCCCGCGCCGAGCTCGCCGGCGCCATCCGGGACGGGAGGATCGCGCATGGCCGCTGA
- the aspS gene encoding aspartate--tRNA ligase, with product MAADAGRLMQRTAGCGTLTEADAAKGREVVLTGWVHRRRDLGRLIFVEMRDATGRVQVVFDPDAPEIHALAEKLHAEDVIGVRGTVVLREAPNPQHPTGTIEVRAADTVLHNPAVGVPFPVDDETEVGEELRLQHRYIDLRRPKLQRALRLRHRIAAAARAALDAQGFVEIETPMLTRSTPEGARDYLVPSRVHPGHFYALPQSPQLFKQLLMVAGFERYYQFARCFRDEDLRADRQPEFTQIDLEMSFASPDTIYGVIEPLVQGMFQAIGVEVAAPFPRMPYDEAMRRFGVDRPDTRFGLELMDAGPRASASGFAVFDDALGAGGEVRGIAVPGAGGATRKQLDAWTASAREAGAKGLVWIRREASGATASSALKILGEERCRDIAAAIGATPGDAALIVADRRATVERVLGTLRLKIAAELGLIPAGRFDLLWVEGFPMFQWDEGEGRFLAMHHPFTAPRWEEVPKLASEPAGVTAQAYDLVLNGTEIAGGSIRIHRRDVQDLVFRALSIGTEEAESKFGFLLRALQSGAPPHGGIALGFDRICAMLAGAESIRDVIAFPKTTSATDLMCDAPAEVDLRQLKELRIEVARPREDKA from the coding sequence ATGGCCGCTGACGCGGGACGCCTGATGCAGCGCACCGCCGGCTGCGGCACGCTCACGGAAGCCGACGCGGCGAAGGGACGCGAGGTCGTGCTCACCGGTTGGGTCCACCGCCGGCGCGATCTCGGCCGCCTCATCTTCGTGGAGATGCGCGACGCCACCGGGCGCGTCCAGGTCGTCTTCGACCCCGACGCCCCCGAGATCCACGCGCTCGCCGAGAAGCTCCACGCCGAGGACGTGATCGGTGTCCGGGGGACGGTCGTCCTGCGCGAGGCGCCGAATCCGCAGCATCCGACCGGCACGATCGAGGTTCGCGCCGCGGACACCGTCCTCCACAATCCGGCCGTCGGCGTTCCGTTCCCCGTCGACGACGAGACCGAGGTGGGGGAGGAGCTTCGCCTCCAGCACCGCTACATCGATCTCCGGCGGCCGAAGCTGCAGCGCGCGCTTCGCCTGCGTCACCGGATCGCCGCCGCCGCCCGCGCCGCGCTCGACGCGCAGGGGTTTGTCGAGATCGAGACGCCGATGCTGACGCGCTCGACCCCCGAGGGCGCCAGGGACTACCTCGTGCCGAGCCGCGTGCACCCCGGGCATTTCTACGCGCTCCCGCAATCGCCGCAGCTCTTCAAGCAGCTCCTCATGGTCGCCGGGTTCGAGCGCTACTACCAGTTCGCGCGTTGTTTCCGCGACGAGGACCTCAGGGCCGATCGCCAGCCCGAGTTCACGCAGATCGACCTCGAGATGTCCTTCGCTTCTCCGGACACGATCTACGGGGTCATCGAGCCGCTCGTTCAGGGGATGTTCCAGGCGATCGGCGTCGAGGTTGCGGCTCCGTTTCCGCGGATGCCGTACGACGAGGCGATGCGCCGGTTCGGCGTCGACCGTCCCGATACGCGGTTCGGGCTCGAGCTGATGGACGCGGGCCCGCGTGCCTCCGCGTCCGGGTTCGCCGTCTTCGACGACGCGCTCGGTGCCGGCGGCGAGGTCCGCGGCATCGCGGTCCCGGGCGCCGGAGGCGCCACGCGCAAGCAGCTCGACGCGTGGACGGCCTCTGCGCGCGAGGCCGGGGCGAAGGGGCTCGTCTGGATCCGGCGCGAGGCGTCGGGCGCCACCGCGTCGTCCGCCCTCAAGATCCTCGGCGAGGAGCGGTGCCGCGACATCGCGGCCGCGATCGGCGCGACACCGGGCGATGCCGCGCTCATCGTCGCGGACCGCCGCGCGACCGTCGAGCGCGTCCTCGGTACGCTCCGTCTCAAGATCGCCGCCGAGCTCGGCCTCATCCCGGCCGGCCGGTTCGACCTGCTCTGGGTCGAGGGGTTCCCGATGTTCCAGTGGGACGAGGGCGAAGGCCGCTTCCTCGCGATGCACCATCCGTTCACCGCCCCGCGGTGGGAGGAGGTCCCGAAGCTCGCGAGCGAGCCGGCGGGGGTCACGGCCCAGGCCTACGACCTCGTCCTGAACGGCACCGAGATCGCGGGCGGCTCGATCCGTATCCACCGGCGCGACGTCCAGGACCTCGTCTTCCGCGCCCTCTCGATCGGCACCGAGGAGGCGGAGTCGAAATTCGGCTTCCTCCTCCGGGCGCTCCAGTCCGGGGCGCCGCCGCACGGCGGGATCGCGCTCGGCTTCGACCGGATCTGCGCGATGCTCGCCGGCGCCGAGTCGATCCGCGACGTCATCGCCTTCCCGAAGACCACGAGCGCGACCGACCTGATGTGCGACGCCCCGGCCGAGGTCGACCTTCGCCAGCTCAAGGAACTCCGCATCGAGGTGGCCCGCCCCCGCGAAGACAAGGCGTGA
- a CDS encoding PhoH family protein: MKTISLDSKTIEALAGHLDEGLRLIEDRFDIRVSARGSEVTLAAEGAAAGARESRVADLLMQLASLHAKGVALGRDDLRTAVGIIERQADANLEEHFLDARLKPSARKTVVAKSPNQRRYIEAIKESDLVFGVGPAGTGKTYLAVAMAITLLNEKRIQRILLCRPAVEAGERLGFLPGDIAAKVDPYLRPLYDALYDMLEPDRIERLVERGTIEVAPLAFMRGRTLNDAFIILDEAQNTTPEQMKMFLTRIGLDSKAVVTGDVTQIDLPAQKTSGLVEAQDVVDGIPGIEVVTFDKADVVRHPLVQRIVAAYDERARRLKDAAK, from the coding sequence ATGAAGACGATCAGCCTCGACAGCAAGACGATCGAAGCGCTCGCCGGACACCTGGACGAAGGTCTCAGGCTGATCGAGGACCGGTTCGACATCCGGGTCTCGGCACGCGGCTCGGAGGTGACGCTCGCGGCCGAGGGCGCGGCCGCGGGAGCGCGGGAGAGCCGGGTCGCCGACCTCCTCATGCAGCTCGCCTCCCTCCACGCGAAGGGCGTCGCCCTCGGACGCGACGACCTCCGCACGGCCGTGGGGATCATCGAGCGCCAGGCCGACGCGAATCTCGAGGAGCACTTCCTCGATGCGCGCCTCAAGCCTTCGGCGCGCAAGACGGTCGTCGCGAAGTCGCCGAACCAGCGCCGCTACATCGAGGCGATCAAGGAGAGCGACCTCGTCTTCGGCGTCGGGCCCGCCGGAACCGGGAAGACCTACCTCGCCGTCGCGATGGCGATCACGCTCCTCAACGAGAAGCGGATCCAGCGCATCCTCCTCTGCCGGCCGGCGGTCGAGGCGGGCGAGCGTCTCGGGTTCCTCCCGGGCGATATCGCGGCGAAGGTCGATCCGTACCTGCGTCCGCTCTACGACGCCCTCTACGACATGCTCGAGCCCGATCGTATCGAGAGGCTGGTCGAGCGCGGCACGATCGAGGTCGCGCCGCTCGCGTTCATGCGCGGGCGCACGCTGAACGACGCGTTCATCATCCTGGACGAGGCGCAGAACACGACCCCCGAGCAGATGAAGATGTTCCTGACGCGCATCGGCCTCGACTCGAAGGCGGTCGTCACGGGGGACGTCACGCAGATCGACCTCCCGGCGCAAAAGACGTCGGGACTCGTCGAGGCGCAGGACGTCGTCGACGGCATTCCGGGGATCGAGGTCGTCACGTTCGACAAGGCCGACGTCGTCCGCCACCCGCTGGTCCAGCGGATCGTCGCCGCCTACGACGAGCGCGCCCGTCGCCTGAAGGACGCCGCGAAGTGA